One Papaver somniferum cultivar HN1 chromosome 10, ASM357369v1, whole genome shotgun sequence genomic window carries:
- the LOC113315403 gene encoding putative pentatricopeptide repeat-containing protein At5g40405 yields the protein MSSSLKTLTKHPTISLVDSCTNLKLIKQIHTQLLVNGILGNSVYLSQFTSSIALNQTQSDDNLNYANEILNQTEYPTIFTLNSMIRAYSRSPFPRRSFHYYNQILQSQIFSPDNYTFNFMVRSCTQICESPEIGFSIHSAIVKYGFELDPHVQSGLIHMYSEFGILGSCLSIYSTLFEPDLVSQTAMVSACAKSGEVHIAREMFDKMPVRDSIAWTAMISGYAQSGRSREALRLFRIMLSEDVKVNEGTLVSVLSACSHLGALDQGRWVHVYMEKNNVRMTVTLGTALVDMYSKCGNMCKAVEVFEKMREKNVYTWSSFMNGLAINGFGIECIEMFDLMKKEGVQPNDVTFVSVLRGCSVAGLVEEGIKHFDSMSNFYGLEPRQEHYGCVVDLYGRAGYLEDAINFIQGMPIKPHAAAWGALLNACNIHGNLKLSELASRKLVELECKNDGAYVNLSNIYAESSEWVKVSNVRKLMKNAGVKKIPGCSVIEVNGEDHEFLVGDETHPRYGEIKVMMGEIARRLRLPGYVANPNPVSFDMEEEENYNFLVNGLDQPRNYKDFT from the coding sequence ATGTCTTCTTCTTTGAAAACTTTAACCAAACACCCAACAATATCTCTAGTGGATTCATGTACAAATCTTAAACTAATCAAACAAATTCACACCCAGCTCTTAGTTAATGGTATCCTTGGTAATTCTGTTTATCTAAGTCAATTTACTTCTTCCATAGCACTGAATCAGACTCAATCAGATGATAATCTTAACTATGCAAATGAAATCCTTAATCAAACCGAATATCCAACAATCTTCACTTTAAATTCCATGATTAGAGCTTATTCTAGAAGCCCTTTTCCTCGACGTAGTTTTCATTACTATAATcaaattcttcaatctcaaattttTTCACCTGATAATTACACATTTAATTTCATGGTTAGAAGTTGTACCCAGATTTGTGAATCACCTGAGATTGGGTTTTCCATTCATAGTGCTATAGTCAAATATGGGTTTGAATTAGACCCACATGTTCAAAGTGGATTAATTCATATGTATTCCGAATTTGGGATTCTGGGTTCTTGTTTAAGTATCTATTCAACGTTATTTGAACCGGATTTGGTTTCTCAAACTGCAATGGTGAGTGCTTGTGCAAAATCTGGTGAAGTGCATATTGCTCGagaaatgtttgataaaatgcccgTGAGGGATTCCATTGCTTGGACTGCAATGATTTCAGGGTACGCTCAATCGGGAAGGTCAAGAGAGGCGTTACGTTTGTTTCGTATAATGTTATCTGAAGATGTGAAAGTTAATGAAGGTACATTGGTGTCTGTTTTATCGGCTTGTTCTCACTTAGGAGCATTGGATCAAGGGAGATGGGTTCATGTGTATATGGAAAAAAACAATGTCCGTATGACAGTAACACTAGGGACTGCTCTAGTGGATATGTATTCAAAGTGCGGGAATATGTGTAAAGCAGTGGAAGTCTTTGAGAAGATGAGGGAGAAAAATGTGTATACTTGGAGTAGTTTCATGAATGGATTAGCCATAAATGGATTTGGAATTGAATGTATTGAAATGTTTGATCTCATGAAAAAAGAAGGGGTTCAACCTAATGACGTCACATTTGTATCGGTTTTACGTGGGTGTAGTGTAgctggtttagttgaagaaggTATCAAGCATTTTGATTCGATGTCTAACTTTTATGGACTTGAACCTCGGCAGGAGCATTATGGTTGTGTGGTTGATTTATATGGAAGAGCTGGATATTTAGAAGATGCCATAAATTTCATTCAGGGTATGCCGATAAAACCTCATGCGGCTGCTTGGGGTGCTCTGCTAAATGCCTGTAATATCCATGGGAACTTGAAGTTGAGTGAGTTAGCATCGAGAAAACTAGTTGAGTTAGAGTGTAAAAACGATGGTGCATATGTGAACTTATCAAATATATATGCAGAATCCAGTGAGTGGGTTAAAGTAAGTAATGTGAGGAAGTTAATGAAGAATGCTGGGGTGAAGAAAATTCCTGGTTGTAGTGTTATAGAAGTTAATGGTGAAGATCACGAGTTTTTGGTTGGGGATGAAACACACCCTAGATACGGTGAAATTAAAGTCATGATGGGTGAGATTGCAAGGCGATTAAGATTACCAGGTTATGTTGCTAATCCTAATCCTGTTTCATTTGACATGGAAGAAGAGGAGAATTATAATTTTTTGGTAAATGGACTTGATCAACCAAGAAACTACAAAGACTTCACATAA